A single Watersipora subatra chromosome 7, tzWatSuba1.1, whole genome shotgun sequence DNA region contains:
- the LOC137400725 gene encoding uncharacterized protein: MAVGQTTPNEFMMNQSSQTSKAIWVDEHILHVRSTVTNPEAVIARELNSNLSQLLKLMGSSTTDLKKWLQSKVTYTSPDNINELLNIMGQMISRKLTSQIREDGLTRTAHAEFLGLYHVDKTGAVTLFNTIKDVTLRLGLPLDLCRGQCYDGAAVMSGVKNGVATKVNPKALYIHCYAHSLNLVAQDTTKDCSVMRDSLDLRNELIKLIKSSPKKETWLKTIKKCSGEGDSAGKVKIFSSTR; this comes from the exons ATGGCTGTAgggcagacaactcccaatGAGTTTATGATGAATCAAAGCTCTCAAACTTCAAAGGCTATTTGGGTTGATGAGCATatattacatgtga GATCCACTGTAACCAACCCAGAAGCTGTAATAGCCCGAGAACTAAACTCTAACCTCAGCCAACTGCTTAAACTTATGGGATCCTCAACTACTGACTTGAAGAAGTGGCTTCAGTCTAAAGTTACTTACACCTCTCCTGATAACATCAATGAGTTACTCAACATAATGGGGCAAATGATTAGCCGGAAACTGACAAGCCAGATAAGGGAAG ATGGATTGACAAGAACTGCCCATGCGGAGTTTTTGGGGCTGTACCATGTAGACAAGACTGGTGCTGTGACTCTTTTCAACACTATCAAGGATGTAACCTTGCGCCTTGGCCTGCCACTTGATCTATGTCGAGGACAATGTTATGACGGTGCTGCTGTCATGTCTGGTGTGAAGAATGGTGTTGCTACAAAG GTCAACCCTAAAGCCCTCTATATACATTGCTACGCACATTCACTGAATCTCGTGGCGCAGGACACCACAAAGGACTGCTCAGTGATGAGAGATTCATTGGATTTGCGCAATGAACTGATAAAACTGATTAAGAGTAGTCCGAAAAAAGAAACGTGGCTAAAGACAATCAAAAAGTGTTCAGGGGAAGGCGACTCCGCTGGCAAAGTTAAGATATTCTCCTCTACGAGATGA